A genomic stretch from Arachis stenosperma cultivar V10309 chromosome 3, arast.V10309.gnm1.PFL2, whole genome shotgun sequence includes:
- the LOC130968607 gene encoding putative clathrin assembly protein At2g01600, with the protein MGTLQSWRRAYGALKDSTKVGLAHVNSDYADLDVAIVKATNHVECPPKERHLRKILFATAAVRPRADVAYCIHALSRRLAKTRNWTVALKTLIVIHRLLREGDPTFREELLNFSQRGRILQLSNFKDDSSPIAWDCSAWVRTYALFLEERLECFRILKYDIEAERLPKPAPGQEKGYSKTRDLDSEELLEQLPALQQLLYRLVGCRPEGAAVSNYVIQYALALVLKESFKIYCAINDGIINLVDKFFEMPRHEAIKALEAYKRAGQQAASLSDFYEVCKGLELARNFQFPVLREPPQSFLTTMEEYIREAPRVVTVPNEPLLQLTYRAEDAPEIEDTQVHVEEQEPSVPVDNDVASNSESAPPPASLPPQQNNFETGDLLGLNDTTPDASSLEERNALALAIVPTENGTTAFNPGATQTQPKDFDPTGWELALVTTPSTDISSVNDRQLAGGLDSLTLNSLYDEAAYRSAQQPVYGAPVPNPFEVNDPFALSSSIPPPTNVQMASMGQQQVNPFGPYQQPFQPQPPQQQQQHMLMNPANPFGDGGYGAFPAHPVSHPQNNPFGSTGLL; encoded by the exons ATGGGTACGCTTCAGTCTTGGAGAAGAGCCTATGGTGCCCTCAAAGATTCTACCAAAGTGGGTCTCGCCCATGTCAACAGCGATTACGCG GATTTGGACGTTGCGATAGTCAAAGCCACGAACCATGTTGAGTGCCCTCCTAAAGAGAGACATCTCAGAA AGATTCTTTTTGCCACTGCTGCTGTTCGACCCAGGGCTGATGTTGCATACTGCATTCATGCACTCTCCCGTCGACTGGCCAAGACTCGAAATTGGACG GTGGCATTGAAAACGCTGATCGTCATCCATCGGTTATTGAGGGAGGGCGATCCAACTTTTAGAGAAGAACTTCTGAATTTCTCACAGAGAGGACGCATTCTACAGCTTTCTAATTTTAAGGATGATTCTAGCCCAATTG CATGGGATTGCTCTGCCTGGGTTCGTACATATGCATTATTTTTGGAAGAAAGACTCGAATGTTTTAGGATTCTGAAGTATGATATTGAAGCTGAGCGGCTACCCAAGCCTGCTCCAGGGCAGGAGAAG GGGTACAGCAAGACCAGGGATTTAGATAGTGAGGAGCTCTTGGAGCAGTTGCCTGCTCTGCAGCAGCTGCTATATAGACTTGTTGGTTGCCGG CCAGAAGGAGCAGCTGTTAGCAATTATGTGATACAATATGCTTTGGCTCTG GTACTGAAAGAGAGCTTTAAGATTTATTGTGCTATTAATGATGGCATTATCAATCTTGTTGATAAG TTTTTTGAGATGCCCAGGCATGAAGCCATTAAAGCTCTTGAAGCGTATAAACGTGCCGGTCAGCAG GCAGCAAGTCTCTCTGATTTCTATGAAGTTTGCAAAGGGTTGGAACTTGCCAGGAATTTTCAGTTTCCTGTTTTAAGAGAG CCTCCACAATCTTTTCTCACAACCATGGAAGAGTATATTAGGGAGGCACCGCGAGTAGTGACAGTTCCAAATGAGCCATTG CTTCAGTTGACTTACAGAGCCGAAGATGCTCCTGAAATTGAAGACACTCAAGTACACGTTGAAGAACAGGAGCCATCAGTTCCTGTTGACAACGATGTTGCCTCCAATTCTGAGTCTGCACCTCCTCCTGCTTCTCTGCCACCGCAGCAGAACAATTTTGAAACTGGAGACTTACTG GGATTGAATGACACCACACCTGATGCATCATCACTAGAGGAAAGAAATGCCCTTGCCCTAGCCATAGTCCCCACCGAGAATG GCACTACTGCTTTTAACCCAGGTGCTACTCAAACGCAACCAAAAGATTTTGATCCAACTGGATGGGAGCTTGCTCTGGTTACCACTCCAAGTACCGATATTTCTTCAGTCAATGATAGACAACTG GCTGGTGGATTGGACTCTCTTACTCTTAACAGCTTATACGACGAAGCAGCGTACAGATCTGCACAGCAACCAGTATATGGAGCACCTGTCCCGAATCCATTTGAAGTGAATGATCCATTCGCCTTGTCAAGCAGCATCCCCCCGCCAACCAATGTCCAAATGGCATCAATGGGGCAGCAACAAGTGAATCCATTTGGTCCTTACCAACAACCCTTTCAGCCGCAGCCACcacagcagcagcagcagcataTGCTGATGAACCCAGCAAATCCCTTTGGAGATGGTGGCTATGGGGCTTTCCCTGCACATCCTGTTTCTCACCCGCAGAACAATCCATTTGGAAGCACTGGCTTGTTGTAA